The uncultured Methanoregula sp. genomic sequence CGACCCGAATGTCAAACGGTATCAGCTTCAGACATATATTGGCATTCCGGTAAAAATAGGGGAGAAGTTCCTTGGGTCTCTCTGCGTTGTGTACCAGAACCGATATTCGCCCCTGCCGCAGGATCTGGAGATACTCTCGTTCCTTGCAAAAGCTGTATCAATAGAGGATGAACGGAGGAGTGTCGAGATGGAACTGCAGATTGCAAACAAAAAAATCACCATGCTCTATTCGATCACCCGGCACGATATCCTGAACCAGCTCACGGGGTTGCGCTCCTATCTTGAACTCTCAAAAGTGAACGAGAAAGATCCGAAACTTGCGGAGTTCATCTCGAGGGAAGAGGCTGCTGCAGAAACGATTGGCAGACAGATCGAGTTTACCCGTTATTATGAGAATATCGGTGTGAATGCTCCTCGATGGCAGGATGTTGCCCTGCTCATCCGATCGTGCTCGTCGCAGATCCCTATCGACACTATTATCCTGACGGTTAAACTGAGCGGTATGGAGATATATGCCGATCCGCTGATCGAGAAAGTCTTCTACAACCTGATAGAGAACTCAATTCGGCACGGCGGCCGGGTTTCCCATATTGGATTTACCGTCACTGAAACAGGAGGAGACGCGGTGCTCGTATATGAGGATGACGGGGTTGGCATCACGGCAGAGGACCGGGACCGGCTTTTCGCCAAAGGGTTTGGAACACATACCGGCCTGGGACTTTTCCTCTCCCGCGAGATCCTCTCAATTACCGGCATCACGATCACTGAGAACGGCAAGCCGGAACAAGGGGCACGATTCGAGATCACGGTTCCAGACGGTGGATACCGGTTTGTTGGGAGAAATTAAGGACAACTTCCGTTTCGTATCCAAAACAAAAAAGCATGACGAAAAATCTTCTTTCCGGCACGGTGAATCGTTCCCGTTTCTTAAGTCTTCTTGAATACCTGCTTTGCCATTTCAACTCTCTCCTCAAAGCCGGGGCCTTCAAGTTCCTCCACAACGGATTCGAGTACCCCCGGGATGTCGATATGCTGGGGGCATTTTTCCACGCACTGTCCGCATTGTACGCACAGGGATGCAAACTCGGGATTCCCGACACCGACAGCGCCGCCCAGCCGTGCAGCGTACATGAATTTTTCCATATCAGGATTATCGATCATATAGAGGTTGTTATACTCCTCGAAACACATCGGGATATTTACTCCTGACGGGCATGGCATGCAGTACTGGCAGCCGGTACAGCCCACTTTCATCAGTTCGCGGTACGTGTTCTCCACTCGTTTTACCAGATGCAGTTCCGTTTCCGTCAGGGAACCGGGGTACGCATGGTCTGCCGCTGCAAGATTCTCCCGGATATGCGTCTCGTCATTCATCCCGGAGAGGACAACCGTGACTTCGGGATGGTTCCATATCCAGCGGAGAGCCCATTCTGCCGGGGTCCTCTTTGCCGGGGCCTCGTCCCAGATCGCTCTCACGGCAGGGGGCACGTTTTTTGTTAAGTTCCCCCCACGGAGGGGCTCCATGATGATGACGCCAAGACCTTTTGAGGCGGCATATTCCAGGCCTGCGGTACCAGCCTGGTTCTTCTCGTCGAGGAAGTTGTACTGGATCTGGCAGAAGTCCCAGTTATACGCGTCAACGATCCGGCTGAAATCTTCCCCGGCGCCGTGGAAGGAGAAACCTGCGTTCCTGATGCGGCCGTCAGCTTTGGCTTTGTCAAGGAAGTCAGCCACGCCGAGCTTCCGGACCGCGTCCCACAGGTCCCCGACAAGGGCATGGACGAGATAATAATCGATGTGGTCAGTTTTGAGTTTCTCCAGCTGGGCATCGAGGAACTTATCCATATCCTCCCGGCGTTCGATAAGCCAGGAAGGGAGTTTTGTTGCGAGTTTTACTTTCTCACGGTACCCGCCGGCAAGGGCACGGCCCACGAAAGGCTCGCTCTGTCCCATGTGGTAGGGCCAGGCCGTATCGACATAATTTACCCCGTGATCGATGGCGGAGCGAACCTGCTTTATCCCTCTCTCTTCATCGATTGACCCGTCTGCTTTCACGGGAAGGCGCATGCACCCGAACCCGAGGATAGAGAGCTTATCGCCGTTTTTGGGCATTTTCCTGTACAGCATTTTTCATTCACCCGGTTTTGAATTTCCTCTGTTTCCTGGAGAAATGAGAGACGGTCCTTTCACTTTTTCATCATGGTGTCCCGCACCAACCGGCTTGCGATCCCGTCCGCGAGCAGGCCGTAGATGATGCCGGCAACAAGGAGTAGCACGGCCCCGGTATAATTATGGGAAAAAAGGGAGACGATGCAGAGCTGGATGCTCATGAGTGCGCCGATACCGCCCCCCCTTACGGCCCAGTGAAGCGGGACCGCGTCGGCAAAACCAATCAGGAATCCCTGGAGTGTCCGGCTGTAAAAGAGCGTTACCATAAACCAGGGCTCCGGTGTAACTCCCGGGGGTGCGATAACCAGCAGGCTCCCGACGCAGTACAGGCCCGTCAGAATGCCGATGGCTGTGGCGATTGCTATCCGCTTTATCCGGACCATGATTCCTCAGGAATGATGGGAACGGCGCAGGAGAAAAATCTTGTTACTCACCGGTTCCGGATGCCGGCAGCGGGAGCAGGCTTATCAGAACTCCGGCAGTCGCAGAAATTTCTGTAACAAAAAAGGGGAGTGTTACCCTCCCCGGGTTGATCGGGCAGAGGAATACTGCAACTCCTACAGCACCGCTTTACCCCGAATACAGCCCGGATGAAGCCGCAACCCTGTAAAAACGTTTTTCATCAGCATCTGAAAAGATGGATGGTGTATTGCCAGGATGTTCTGCATAATCGTGACTTATGCGGATGATGATCCCCTCTCATAGGAATATTCCGGGTTGGTATTTTTATTCTTTTCACAATTTGAGAACAATACATAACACTATCAGCATAAGAATCAATTATAAATAAGAAAAAGGAGAACGGAGGCAGAAATGGGACACAGAAGGGTAGATTCAGGCAGGAGATATAATTGTGCTCATCTTATCTGCACCTATTTACTCCAGAACCATCTCTCCCGTGCATACGTGACCTCTAAGGAGATTGCACAATTTCATCACTTGTCCAGAAGATCCTCCCAGTCTATCAGTGCCATGCTGAATTTTATCTATAACAACTGCATACGGGAAACCCGGTTCGGTTTTTACATCCGGGGGACTGCCCCTTTCAAAAAGACTGATTATCCTCACCACTACCACATAGAACTCATTGATCAGGCCGAGGGGCTGCTCTGATGACCGGTGTCACGGGTGCGGCGAACATCCCCCGAGAGTGGAATCGCAATGAGTTTTTTTTGACAGGGCGGCCGGCAGAATACTGGGTCGAGCCATGACATATGCGGTATGGGAATGGTTCATGGGAAGATACGAGGATGAACTGGCGGGCCCGTATGGTTTTCGTGAAGTGCATCCGGTATGGAAGATGTGGTGGTTCCTTGGTAGTGTTGTGGTATTATGCATCAGTATAGCCTGGTTTTTCTGGCCGGCCTGAGGAAAAATCCAGAAAGGGAGATCATGAAAGCCACTATGACGAGAACAGAAACGACAAGGGGGAGTATCTTTCATGCGGTTTTCGGATAAGAAAGTAGTAGTAGTGCGCCGGTGCAGGTGGTGTCAGGTGCGGTGTGTCTCCGTGGCTGATCGCAGACTGCACGAGCGGTTTTGCGCCAGGAACTGCACCTGATGAGCACCCCGGTAAACCGCCCTGTTCAAATCCGGTTCTCATCGGAACAGATCACGCTTTGAATCATTACCGGCAATCATTCACGTAGTAAACAGATTTTTGTGCCGCGCTATGTTCTCGTGATAGTCGGCCAGCCGTGTCGCCTCCTGACAGGCTTTCTGCTTGTCGTTGAACCCGGTGAAGAGGATGCGGACATTATCAATATCATCCTTGATGTATGCAGCTTCAGGATACTCGATGAGTATAATCTCTCCATCAGTCCCGAAATAATTCTCTTCACACTTACCTGTCATGTACCGTTCCCGCTGATCCCTCGTCGGGGCTGCATATTTGTTATCGTACTTGAAAACTCCCATGTCGATCTTCCTGTGAGGATTGATGGTTGATTCACACGATGATAAAATGGCGGATGGGATACCGACCCTCGTTTACGTGCAGTCATCCGCGATTCACCGCCCCGACTCCTTTGGGGGCAGTCCATGAACTGTTTCGACCGTTCAGTGAACCGGCCCGTTACAAAAAAATTGTAAATGGTTATCAGATGCCCGTCATCTACCCGGCTGCGGGATTATTTGACTGCGTGATCATCATGTCATCCACGCGGATGAGCATGACCGCGGTCTCCGACGCACTCTGGATGGACTGGCGCTTGGACCTGAGGGGTTCGATAACGCCTTCTGCCAGCATATCGACGACTTTGCCCTCGAACACGTTCAGGCCGGCATTCTTCCTGCCCATGGAGTGGACATTCTTAAGCTCTACCAGCTTGTCGATCGGGTCGAAACCGGAGTTCTCTGCAAGTGCCCGCGGGATGGACTCGTATGCTGCTCCATACGCCTCGATTGCCATTTGCACACGGCCACCGACCGTCCGGGCGTAATCGCGGATCTTCATGAGAATCTCGATCTCGACTGCTCCGCCACCAGCAACATATGTGCCGTCCTCCATGGCATCCATCACTACGCGGGTGCCATCGACAACGGCCCGCTCGAGCTCGTCAAGCAGGTAGTCGCTTGTCCCGCGGAGAAGGATTGTGGTGGTCTTCGGGTTCGTGCACCCGGATATGCGGGTCACTTTGCCTTCGGTATCCTCTTCAACAAGGTCTGCAGCCCCGAGATCTTTTGCCGTAAGTGCCTCGGGTTTGCCTACGATGGTTGCATGAAGCGCCCTGCCTGCATACTTCATATCACTCTCGGGCACGTCCTCGATTGCAAGGATGCCGGCTTTAGCAAGGTAGAACTGGGTGATATCCGAGATGCCTTTCTGGCAGAGGAGAACATTTGCACCGCTCTCTATGATCGCATCGGCGAGTTTCTTTAACGCTTCGCGTTCCTGTGTGCTGAATGCATTAATCTGATCAGTAGTGGAGATCCTGATCTTCGCTTTAATCTGGGTCTTGGTGATCTCCAGGGGAGTGGCGATAAGTGCGACTTTTGCCTTAACGATCTTCTTTGGCATACCCACGTGGACCCGTGTCTTGTCGATGACCACGCCGCGGATCAGTTCGGCATCATCCATGGACGGTCCCTTCTGTTTCTTGATCATCACATCATCTTCGTCAACAAGAGTTTTGCCATCCGCCGTCTCGGCCACGGCCATGACCGCGTCGACGATAATGCCGTCAAGCTTGCCTTTCACCTGCTCAATGGACTTGCCGGTGATAGCGGTGTTGGCGATCTTAAGGAGGAGCTTTCGGTCCGAGGAATCGACCTTGAGCGAGAGACTCTTTACGATCTCAAGCGCCTTCACCATGCCCATGCGGTAACCTTCTGCGATGACGGTCGGGTGGATGCCCTGTTCAAGCAGTGATTCGGCCTGTTCCATGAGGGCGCCAACAAGAATGACTGCCGTGGTTGTGCCATCGCCGACCTCCTTGTCCTGGGTGAGTGCTACCTCGATTACCATCTTTGCCCCGGGGTGCTTCACTGCGATCTCCCCAAGGATAGTTGCCCCATCGTTGGTGATGACAACGTCCCCTCCTTTGGGATTCACGAGCATTTTGTCCATGCCCCGGGGGCCCAGTGTTGACCTGACTACAGCGGCGATCACCTTTGCTGCTTTAATATTCGAGTCCTGGACTTCCTTCCCGCGAGTCTGCGTTGTTCCCTGCCTGAGAATGACAATCTGCTGTCCGCCAAGTTGTTGTGACATGTAAAACCTCACTTAAATTGTATTTTCGTTTCTGTATTCCGGCATAGCCGTTCGTTCTCCCGGTTTGCTGCTCCGGGTATTGTGCAGTCGTGACCTGGGATTACCATCCCACCACATCACGGTTTCTTGGTGGGGACTGCCAGCTATTGGCCCGGCGGGTAACGCCGGTTCCCTGCATTACCTGTGACGGTCAACACATGCTTCGTGACCACATATGTCTATCTGTAACCCGGGTTTATCCGGCTTCCCTCTTTTGTGCGGTGACTAATGCCCGTGTTGTCCATGGTTTTGTATTTCCGTAGTACATCTCACGTGCACAAAAAGCATGTCCTTTTGAGATCCCTTGCAGAAACCTTGTTGCAATACGGGAACGCGGGTCTTATACCGGTAATGCCGGACCGGCAGACCGTACTAACAACAGAGATACCTGACAATATATCCATCAATACCAGAAAAAACAAAGGATTCAATGGGTTCTGCGTTCGCAACTCTGTTTCTGAATCTGCATGAAACGTTCATTTCGCGGGCATTCGTGCGGATTCACACCTTCGTCCGGAATCCACTTCGCCTGCCTCGGGTTGAACTGGGCCGGGCATGACAGTTCTTTAACGGTCTTTCCATTGAGTCCCGGGACCATTTTGGTTTTGATGTGTTCACAATCTGTACAATAATGGTATATGCTCATCTGCGATCTCCTTTTTTGGGGTATTCATCAGTCTTGACGTGGTCTTTTGTCCGGGGGAGGTTATATGCATTAGTACGATGCCGTATGTCAGCAGCGGTAGGGAAAGCACGGTCGCCGCCACACACCAAACAATGCAGGGCAAGGTTTAATGAGCGGAAGAGTTGAATGCATTTTTCAATGGATACCGATGATGTTCAGCATAAAAACCAGCAGTTGACAGAAGATGCTGAACTCAAACTATCTGAACTCAGGTACCGTCGCCTTTTTGAAACGGCACAGGACGGTATCCTGATCCTTGACGGGGATACCGGTAAAACGATTGATGCCAATACGTTCATCCTCGATATGCTGGGATACCCGCTGGACTATTTTGTGGGAAAACATCTCTGGGAACTTGGTTTTCTCAAGGACAAATCTCTTGCAGAGGACGCATTTCTGAAACTGAAAACTGATGGATATATCCGGTACGAGGATCTTCCCCTGGAAACAAGAGAGGGAAAGATCCGGCATGTCGAGTTTATCAGCAACGGATATCTCGTAGGAGACAAACGGATCATCCAATGCAACATCCGGGATATCACCAAACGGAAACGCACGGAAGATGCCCTTGCCCTTGCCAGCAGGAAACTGAACCTCCTCTCGAGTATCACAAGGCACGATATCAAGAATCAGCTCCTTGCCCTCATGGCTTACCTGGAACTCTCAAAAGATTCCCTCTCCGATCCATCTGCCATGTCCGTATATATTGAGAAGGTGGAGCGGGTAGCGGAAACCATAGATCGGCAGATCGAATTTACCAAAATATACCAGGATATGGGGGTTTCCGTCCCGGTCTGGCAGAATGTGGCGGATATCGTCCGGCAGGCAATGACGGCCCTTCGCGTAAAAAACGTGCAGGTCGATATCGACAGGACCGATCTCGATGTATATGCAGATCCACTCTTTTCAAAGGTCTTCTATAACCTGATCGACAACACTCTCAATTATGGCGGCGATAACCTGACCCGGATCACCCTGTCCTCTCATGAATCCGGTGACGGGCGTTTGCTGATTTTCGAAGATGACGGCATGGGGATAAGCCTTGAGGATAAGACACACCTGTTCGGGAAGGGATTCGGGAAACATACCGGCCTGGGTCTTTTCCTCTCCCGGGAGATCCTCTCCATCACCGGAATTATCATCACCGAAACAGGTGAGCCCGGAAAAGGAGCCCGCTTCGAGATGCTCATCCCGAATGGAGCATCCCGTTTTTCAGAAGAACCGGTATACCTGTAACCTGCTGGCAGTTTTCCTTTGCTTTCTCCATACATGCATCTCTTTATCAGCAGGCAGTGGGAGTATTGCTTATG encodes the following:
- the thsA gene encoding thermosome subunit alpha encodes the protein MSQQLGGQQIVILRQGTTQTRGKEVQDSNIKAAKVIAAVVRSTLGPRGMDKMLVNPKGGDVVITNDGATILGEIAVKHPGAKMVIEVALTQDKEVGDGTTTAVILVGALMEQAESLLEQGIHPTVIAEGYRMGMVKALEIVKSLSLKVDSSDRKLLLKIANTAITGKSIEQVKGKLDGIIVDAVMAVAETADGKTLVDEDDVMIKKQKGPSMDDAELIRGVVIDKTRVHVGMPKKIVKAKVALIATPLEITKTQIKAKIRISTTDQINAFSTQEREALKKLADAIIESGANVLLCQKGISDITQFYLAKAGILAIEDVPESDMKYAGRALHATIVGKPEALTAKDLGAADLVEEDTEGKVTRISGCTNPKTTTILLRGTSDYLLDELERAVVDGTRVVMDAMEDGTYVAGGGAVEIEILMKIRDYARTVGGRVQMAIEAYGAAYESIPRALAENSGFDPIDKLVELKNVHSMGRKNAGLNVFEGKVVDMLAEGVIEPLRSKRQSIQSASETAVMLIRVDDMMITQSNNPAAG
- a CDS encoding PAS domain S-box protein, producing the protein MDTDDVQHKNQQLTEDAELKLSELRYRRLFETAQDGILILDGDTGKTIDANTFILDMLGYPLDYFVGKHLWELGFLKDKSLAEDAFLKLKTDGYIRYEDLPLETREGKIRHVEFISNGYLVGDKRIIQCNIRDITKRKRTEDALALASRKLNLLSSITRHDIKNQLLALMAYLELSKDSLSDPSAMSVYIEKVERVAETIDRQIEFTKIYQDMGVSVPVWQNVADIVRQAMTALRVKNVQVDIDRTDLDVYADPLFSKVFYNLIDNTLNYGGDNLTRITLSSHESGDGRLLIFEDDGMGISLEDKTHLFGKGFGKHTGLGLFLSREILSITGIIITETGEPGKGARFEMLIPNGASRFSEEPVYL
- a CDS encoding aldo/keto reductase — its product is MLYRKMPKNGDKLSILGFGCMRLPVKADGSIDEERGIKQVRSAIDHGVNYVDTAWPYHMGQSEPFVGRALAGGYREKVKLATKLPSWLIERREDMDKFLDAQLEKLKTDHIDYYLVHALVGDLWDAVRKLGVADFLDKAKADGRIRNAGFSFHGAGEDFSRIVDAYNWDFCQIQYNFLDEKNQAGTAGLEYAASKGLGVIIMEPLRGGNLTKNVPPAVRAIWDEAPAKRTPAEWALRWIWNHPEVTVVLSGMNDETHIRENLAAADHAYPGSLTETELHLVKRVENTYRELMKVGCTGCQYCMPCPSGVNIPMCFEEYNNLYMIDNPDMEKFMYAARLGGAVGVGNPEFASLCVQCGQCVEKCPQHIDIPGVLESVVEELEGPGFEERVEMAKQVFKKT